The genome window GCAGTTCTGTGGACCCTGAAGCTCTACTACATTTGGtacttctttaaaaagaagaacataaagttacaaataaaatgaggtattaaagtaaatatttacttaagaagagaaaataaacaagttatataatttaaaaatataccacaAACAGATATCACAAATGTCACACACCcagaaaaataagataatattttctttttttaaaatatttatttatttttatttggttgcaccagaaCTTAGTTGCagaaggtgggctccttagttgtggcatgtgaacacttagttgcagcatgcatgtgggattctagttccctgaccagggatcgaacccgggccccctgcattgggagcgtgaagtcttaaccactgcaccaccagggaagtcccaagataatattttcttaaaatgaactGCCTGACACATCTCAATAAtactttttcttctgtgttttggcTGCATGCTCTTCAATCACCTCTTCATATGACATTGACTGTGTACATTCCTGCCCAAGAGAGAACTTCTTTCTGACCAATGAGCTTTCCAATGAGTCCTCTGCTTACAATGATACAAGTCAAATAACTAGACAACTCTCCCACACACTAGCTTCTAGCTCTTTACATTTGAAACTTGTTTCTCCTCCGTTGTTAAAATATTTCCTGTAGGACACTTTCGTATTGTTATCCAGCCCTGGCCTGGCACCTTTGTCTCATGTTGCAGGGCCAGTGAGCCCTGTGAGTGGTAGGGAGGAGTATTCCCTACCAGGAAGCTATTCCTATACCAGGACAGCTAGCAATAATTTCACTATACATGGAAGTAACTGGAAATCATATAAAGGTATCCCATTGAACCCAAACTGAATATATCCCCAGTTCAACTTCCCCAGATTTCAGAATGGCTGAGAGCATTCTAACTCCACCCAGTATCACCCAGAGTGTTAGAGAGGAAGTCTGGAGTGGAAAGAAACAGCGGTGATTCACTGGTCAAGGCTTTGTCAGACCCATTCTAGAGAAGGGGAGATGCTCTAAATTAGTTTGAAGATCTGATCATTTCACTGGGCTaggattttaaaagtcaaaacaaaGAGAGCATTCATTTGTTTATCCACTTATTATCTaagaggtgggggcagggaaaaCGTTATTCAGCAAAGGGAGTTTGTCTAGGacagatgggaaagaaaaaatactttctaTTTGCACCTATAGAATCCAGCTCATTCCACAGGTGTGCCTTTTGTGTCTCTTAGAAGCAGACTGTCTGCACCATGAAATGCAGGTGCCTTGTCTGCCCTGTTCACCACCGTATCCCCAGCCCATGGAATGGTGCCTGCCACATAgcaggtcctcaataaatatttttcacatgGATGTCAGACTCGgagtatacaaatataaataagctTCAACCCCTTTCCTCAAAGAACTCAGTCTAGTGGGTACTGcagacaggaaaagaaatgatttcaGTGCATCACAGTAAGCACTGCAGAGCACTGAGGGTGGCTGGGCagcagggaaggcttcttggacaACATGAGATGAACCATGAGGAATGATTAGGAGTTCAGGCTGGGGTGACAAGGGTACGGACAGGTGTGCAGCAAGAGCACAGCACCACAGTTTTAGAGAATGCTAAGAATCGCAATGGGAAATGAGGctggagaaaagaggaggagacTTGAACCGAAAGCTTATTTGGTAGGTGATGGGGAGCTGCCGAAGGGTTTAGGCCAAGAGTGGCGTTACCAGAATTGTATTTGACCACAATAACTTTGATGAGTTGGTAAGGGGTGAATTGAAGAGGAACAAATTCAGAAGTAAGGAGACCAGTTAGACAGCTCTTGTAATAGACTAGGCAGGGTTAATGACATCCTGACTGACCCGGGTCACAGGTGGTACAGATGGAAAGGCGGAATGGTTTGGAAAATAAGTAGGATGTCAATCAGCTGGGTTTGGTCATTATTGGATACACAGGGTGAAAGAGCAAGGAGTCTGTGCTGACTTCCAAACTTCTGGCTTGGGACCGAGAAGCTGGTGAAGCTTTGAGCTCCGGGGCAGGACATGTTTGTTAGGTAAGACAAAGTTCAGTTTTGGACTAGTTGGatgcattttaaaacttactgtCCTTTCTCTTTGTTGCCATCCCATCCATCCCCTTTTCGTTTTTATACAGTTTATTCTCTAGTGAAGCAAATCAAGGCGTTTAATCCTTCTTTGTTGCTAGCTCCAACATTGGTTTCTCCACCCCATGACTTTCTTCATCTATTCTTGTAATCCTTTTGCTGTTTTCTTGAGGTCTTTCTCTTTCAATATAGGccatgagtttatttttctttgtgtaatCCTAGAAATAATAGTTCATGCCAAAGCCATGACAAAATGGGTCTGAATCTGAAGACACAGATAACATCTGTGATTTTGCACACACATGTGTTTTTGCAGAGTTAATGTCTTAGGTACTGTTGCCTTTCTAGGGTGAAGGACAGCTATGACCCTTTGAAGCAGTAGGTTTGTCACCAACTTCCTGGTGTAGGTAGTTGCTCTGTCATTTATGACGGTGGTTAATTATCAGCCAGAGAGAAagattcccctcccccacctttttttgGCCTTCTGCTGAATCGATCAagttttatttgattattttcttctatcGTTTTGAAAATTATACTCTATGTGCTTCTACCAATTAGCCTTAAATTTTCAACTCATGTGCTTGAGCATATTTTTCTAAAACCATATAGAGGTAAGCATTTAGTTGAAAGCAATGGAGCCAGACTGCTaggatttgaatcctagctccaCACAGAGTGGTGTGTGAGTTGGGAAAGTCACAAAATCTCTTGatgctttagtttcttcatctggaaagtggagatgataataatgcctaactcacagggttgttgtgaggattaaatgagccaaATACATATAGAACACCTGGCAACAAGTGATAGATTGACTTTCCAAGTTGGTACTTTAAACTATAACCTTTGAGAAAATAGATGATATAGATGAAAATGTTGGCATAAATGCAAAAGTatgcagtaaataaaataaaatgattagttTATTCTTTAAATCTGAGGACTTTTCTTGCTTATTATCCTAATATTCCATTTGGATTATATTTACTAGCTTGGGACATCCAGGTGGATTGCTGGCATCCTTTCCAGTGTGCTCAGGGGAAACCTCAGGGGGGAGAGGTCATTCTCACTGTTAACACTATAACTTGGCCTatagtgttttattatttttttaatttaatttttattttatattggagtatagttgatttacaacgttgctATGGTGTTTTAAATGAACAAGAACCAGTCTTTGATGTTTATGTTGAACCCCAGATggtcccatttttctttttgatagctGAGTTAGGGAAGCACTGTACAagaccagttctttttttttttttttttttttagctgcgttgggtcttcattgctgcacacaggctttctctaggtcCCATTTTTCTGCCTTTGACATTTGTGTGGTACCTAGAGCTGTGATAGTCATCTCATAACTACGAGGGAGCCTGTTCATAAACAGAGGTGGCAAAGAGGAAAGATAGAATCTTGACCCTTGATGATGTAACTGACCCTGAAATTAATCAACCCTGGAGCCTTGTTACCTTCAGGCTTCTTGTCATGTGAGATGATAAATCTCTTGTTATTTAAGCTATTTTtagtcacattttcttttctttctttctttttgctttggcCATACCACATggctagttccctgaccagggatcgaacccgtgccccctgcagtgaaagcatggagtcctaaccactgcactgccagggaattccctagtcaCATTTTCTATTACTTGCAGTTGAAAGCatcctgaaaatataaaatattacatgtCCCATATTctgtttaataaatttttatgggtttattatcagtatttttaaatgattaatatatccatacaaattttaaaatttgtcagtTTTAACTTGTAATATAGCAAATATTAATAGTTACAACCTACATAAACAAAACTTTTGGggtctttaataatttttatagtgtAAAGTTTctaagaccaaaaagtttgagaactactgtatATATTATTTCACTATACAAATATACTACGTTTATTTTGGCTGTTCTCATACTGTGAACATCTagtttgtttccaaatatttgctaTTATAGCAAATACCATAGggacagtttttaaaagtatttttaaaaggtttgtaATGGAAAGttccaaacatatacaaaagcagagagaataatataatgaacccAATGTTTCCATTACCCAGATTCATCAACTATCAACATATGGATAATCATATATCATCCAGACCCTCCATTTTCCCCATCCagattttttctaaaattttatttatttatttaattttggctgcgttgggtcttcgttgctgcacacaggctttctctagttgcggtgagcgggggctactcttcgttgtggtgcgcaggcttctcattgaggtggcttgtcttgttgcggagcatgggctctaggcatgctggcttcagtagttgtggtgtgagggctcagtaattgtggctcatgggctcagtagttggggctcacgggctctagagtgcaggctcagtagttgtggcacacgggcttagttgttccatggcatgtgggatcttcccggaccagggctcgaacccatgtcccctgcattggtaggtggattcttaaccactgcaccatcagggaagtcccagattatttttaaaacaatcccAGGCATCATGTAATTTAATCTGTAAATAGTTCTGTGTATTCCTCTAAAAGataagaatgtttttaaaaacataaccacaataccTTATCACACCTAAAAGCATTTTAACACTTCCTTGATATTATTAACTACCCAATCAGTGTTCACACTTCTCTGAATGTCTTATTTCTCTTTTAGTACAATTTGTTTGAATCAGGGTTTGAATGAGGTTTACGTGTTGTAGTTGTTTCATAGGTatcttaaatctcttttaatctatggttttcctctgtatcatttaaaaaatctccttTATTTCTTGTTGTTGACAAAACCAGGTTCTCTTCCTATATGATTTCCCTGTAGTCTGCATTTAGATGACTGCCCCCTGTGATGTTGTTTGACATGTTCCTCTGGCCCTTATGTTTCCTGTAAACTGGTAATTAGATCTAGAGGCTTGTTCAGATAGAGATTCAAATTTTTTCAAGGAAGTGTGGTAAGACTACATTATAGGTGTTGATGTGTAATCCCATTAGGAGTCTAATTGGTGTCTGACtgtctctttttttgtgatgttAATAGCAATGCCTATATCCATTGATACATGATGGACTGAAAAATGATAATATCTGAGTTCTAATATAGTTCTCCTCTGTTTCTTATCTGAAACTCTtatccagaaaaagaaatttctcaTTATTTGGTTATCCTGAAGTAGAGATCatataagaaaaacagaaaaatgcttGATTTCCCCTTTATTTCCCCTTTATTTACTGGTTTAAATAATAAGTTGGCTCCCTAGCATCCTCCCAAGGTGAATAATGATACTTTGTTTCATATTGTTTAAAAGGACTGACAATAACAAAGGGTTGTTATGGGTATGGAGCAACTAGATGTTATACACTGCTGGGGGGATATAAATTGTTATAACTACTTTGGAAATCTGTCTTATGGTATCTTCTAAGGCCTATATATGGCCCATCTAAACCATTCTATATAGGCAACAGAAATGAGTGCTATATCCACCAAAAGAtatgtataaaaatgttcatagcagcactattcttAACAGCTTCAGACTGGAAACAACTAAACTGTTTATCAACAGTAGAATGGGTAGGCAAATGGAGGTATAATCAGAAAGTGGAATAATACatatcaaagaagaaaagaacaagagaTTGCCATACAcagaaacatggatgaacctcacagatgtaatgttgagtgaaagaagccatacacagaaaagtatatactgcatgattccatgtatatggaaCTCAAGAATAGACAAAACTAATTTATAGTGATAAAggtcagaatagtggttatctTTGGGGGATACTGTCTAGAAGGGAGTGTGAGGGTTTTGGGGAAGATGTTGGGGAAATGTTCTTGTAGCTACTAGAACTTACTATATGTATCAATGTTATGCTTcaacaaaaagattttttaagaCAAAATAAGCATATATATCTGTATTGCCTATATGCCTGAAGACATTCTGGAAGaaaacaccagaaactaataacaGTGGTTTCCTGGGGATGGGATGGATGCTGGTGTGGAAACTGGACAGAATGGGTCAGGGCTGTGTGGGAGACGTTTTTCCCATGtaacctctctctctttttaaattgatatagttgacataacattatattaggttcaggtgtacaacataatgattcaatatttgtatatactgagaaatgatcatcacaataattctagttaacatccatcaccacatatagttacaaatttttttctcatgatggGAAATAAcctttctatatttaaaatgttttgagttgtatgaatATATTATTATCTAAAAGTTGgttatcttgggacttccctggtggtccagtggctaagactccgcgctcccaatgcagggggcctgggttcgatccctggtcagggaactagatcctacacgCACgcctcaactaaaagatcccgtgtgccgcaactaaagatctgcATACTGCAAGGAAgatcctgcacacagcaacgaagatcccatgtgccgcaactaggacccagtgcagccaaatagataaataaatactttaaaaagtaataattattaaaaaaaaattttttttaagttggttaTCTAGTAGAATCCTGTTTCCAAATGGATCCATCTCATTTTTGTCACACAGGCATCTATTGTTTGTTTCCCAGCCTTTTGCTCTTTTTCCAACAATCATGAAATATGACATATGGAACAATTATTGGGAAAACTGACATTTTTGCTTTGAATGTTTACTAAAAGTCCTAAACATTGAAAGCTCAAATATTCTACAAAAGCAGCATATTCAAATGTCAAATTGTTATAGATATGTTAATTATAGGAAATATTATATGTCTCACCCACTCTCGCTTTTGATACCCTGCAAGTATTGATTGAATTTGCCCCATTTGTCcttgataataaataaaattagctgGAGTAGAACAATACTGACTAcaaaatcttttcattctttgtgatAAATGATTCCTCCCAAGACAAGACTTGTCTTGGTCAAAGTGCCAATACCCAATTGTAAACATCTTTAGAGCATGTGTGCCCTAGAGAGCAAACAAGTCTCAGTCTTCTAAACAACCCTCTCCCCTACTGACAGTGATACAATGAACTTGAAGGGTCCCATAGCAAAAGGGATACTGAGGACAGAGCCAGATAGAGTGAGAGAAAAGTGCAAGATAATTTCACAGTTGGTTCCACCAAGTAGAAATAACCAGTGTGAAAGTGATAAATTATAAAGATGGGGAAATTAGCCTAATCCAtttgccaaaaacaaacaaaaaacccaaaactcccAGCAACTTCTCTTGTCACATAGTTATTTAAAACTTGAACAAAAATTAGTCTTAGTGTATTACCCCCTCGAACAAACATCATGAGCCCTTTACAGATCTTCAATGGCatactttcctttgtttttcctgaGAAACACTGTGACTCCCCTTCTTTTCAAGTATTTATTAGACctcttttcaaatgtatttgaTCAGAATTCTCTTTTCAAATAGTCTCTTTGAATTTTGATTACTTTTAATAAGGTccaccttccccacccctgcTGAACATCAGACATTTAATCTTCCCTGAGTGTCAAGAGACCCCTCTGCCCTTGCTCCCAAGACAAATCTTGAAAGGGGTTTGGGGTCTACTCAGATGTAGAATAAAGCCTGTAATTTTGATGTGTTAGGAAATGGGGTTTGGGATTTTTTTATCTCTTATAATTCCATGGGTTGGCTTAGATCAACTGGGTGCTTGGGATCTGTTCCACTTGGTGTTGGCtgatgctatggtctgaatgtttgtgtcccaccAGAATTCATGTTGAAAATCTAACCCCCAAGGTTATTAGGAAGTGAGGCCTTTGGGTGATTAAGTGCTAAGGCTAGAAGTAGAATGATCGGGTGTAGAGAATGCGTTAGGATGTGCAGGATGGGGGTGCCGCTAACCCCCTGCCATAGAGTGGGCTGTTTTCTTAAAACTATGCATATAGCCTGGCTATGCTGTTTACCAAACATCTatgtaaataaaggaaaaatataaatgtagacaaagaggaagaagacaatttaaaatgtttgagTAAATCAACAATAGAAGGATAGAAGATGTGGGATTAAGAATAAgtgttttgggggcttccctggtggcacagtggttaagaatccacctgccaacgcaggagacatgggtttgatccctggcccgggaagatcccacatgctgcggagcaactaagcctgtgcgccacagctactgagcctgcactctggagcccgtgagccacaactactgaagcccacgtgcctagagcccgtgctctgcaacaagagaagccaccgcaatgagaagcacgcgtaccacaatgaagagtaggccccgcttgccgcaactagagaaagcccacgcgcagcaacaaagacccaatgcagccaaaagtaaataaataaaataaataaattttaaaaaaaggaataagtgtcttgggattccctggtggtgcagtggttaagaatctgcctgccaatgcaggggacacggatttgatccctgatccaggaaaatcccacatgctgaggagcaactaagcccatgtgccacaactactgagcctgtgctccagagcctgcgagccacaactactgaagcctgagtgcctagagcccatgctcggcaacaagaaaagccactgtgatgagaagcccatgcactgcaacgaagagtagcccccactcgctgcaactagagaaagcccgcgcacagcaacgaagacccaatgcatccaaagattaaaaaaaaaaaaaaaaaaaaaaaaaggatgtgtcTTACTTCAGAGAAaatttggaattaaaaatatatatgttcaaaTTCCAGTAGTGGGTCATCCTACAATGTATCTGACCTGTTGTCCTCAAAACAGTCAAGGTCATCAGAAACAAGGAAGGTCTGAGAAACTTTAATAGCAGAGAGGggtctaaggagacatgacaactaattATAATGTAGcatcctggaccagaaaaagacattagacaaaaactaaggaaatctgaaacaACTATGGACTATAGTTATTAATAATGTGTTGATGTTGGTTCATTaactataacaaatgtaccacactaatgtaaTATGTtagtaataggggaaactgggtatgaggtatatgagaactctctgtactatcctctcaatttttctgtaaattttaaaatgttctaaaaaataaagtcgactaaaaaaaagttgttttttttttcctttttttacccaGCAGTAACCAAAATCTTATACAGAGAGGAAGTATTAGGTAATCAGTGATGTACCATGATCATTTTTACCTTGAGATTGAAAAGgtaacagaaaagttgaaagtgtTTGATTAATGAAGTTTAAGCAAGTTTCTAAAAAACTAAATTGCTCAAATGGCAGATTTGTGAATCTGGGGTTTCTTTTAATTCAAATAGGGTAATAAAGGCTCATGATCAAGAAAGACTTTGACATCTACAAGAGAAACTAACTTCTAGACTTAAGAAAATTGCTCTGGGCAACCACTGCGGGCTCCAGCCTTGCTGCGGGGGGTTATGCTACATCTGGCCCGCGGGGCCCTAGCTCGCGTTGGGAGCTGAATCCTAGAGGGGGACAACATGCCAACTGCCAAGAAACTAGCTAACATTGGCTACAAGACCTTCTCCACCTCCATGATGCTTCTCACTGTGTATGGGGACTACCTCTGCAGTGCCCGAGCCTACCACTATTTCCAGCTGCCCAGCTCCCAGTGCCAAGCTGCAGAATAACAGAACATCTCAGGAGTCTTGTAGAAATGGGGGGCTTTTTTCCTTGAGCAGAGATGCCTGAGGCATGCTGTGGAAGGAACTCACTTGCAGTCATTTTTGAGTCGAGGACCAGGGCTTTAATGGTTTTCGAATCCTGCTGGGAAAATGTGCCCATGTTTTCTCTGGTACAGCCAGTTTGGAGAGGCTATCGAATCATAACAGGAATGGGAGGGTGAGGCACACTTACAGACATTAAATATtttgccaaaaagaaaagaagaagaaaattgctTCAAATCAGAAAGAGTGCATTTATGGGAAATAGTGCTTATTTATGAAATATGTTTCTTAAAATTCAAGTCACATCATCgatgcatgtatttttttctaatttttt of Eschrichtius robustus isolate mEscRob2 chromosome 15, mEscRob2.pri, whole genome shotgun sequence contains these proteins:
- the LOC137778127 gene encoding cytochrome c oxidase assembly protein COX14-like, which encodes MPTAKKLANIGYKTFSTSMMLLTVYGDYLCSARAYHYFQLPSSQCQAAE